In Nyctibius grandis isolate bNycGra1 chromosome 8, bNycGra1.pri, whole genome shotgun sequence, a single window of DNA contains:
- the SUCNR1 gene encoding succinate receptor 1, translating into MEGQHPALGTAVNETGDCLLMNRVLEKYYLSTMYSLEFILGFIGNTIVVFGYIFCLKNWKSGNIYLFNLSLSDLLFLCTLPILVNSYSRDQWAKESILCHSNRFLLHANLYSSILFLTVISIDRYMLIKYPFREHCLQKRRTALIVSVAIWIGVILELLPLMLFLEPVTPANNYRCLDYASSGDPTKNLIYSMFLTIFGFLIPLVIMCCFYVKMVLFLKNRSEQLSSLLTLEKPLTLVVLTVVIFSLLFTPYHIMRNVRLASRIPALNVSVCTQGVINTIYIVTRPIAFLNSAINPVFYFLMGDHFREMLMAKVRQLLSRVTTAGK; encoded by the exons ATGGAggggcagcacccagccctgggcacg GCTGTGAACGAGACAGGTGACTGTTTGCTGATGAACAGAGTCCTGGAGAAGTATTATCTTTCCACCATGTACAGCCTTGAGTTCATTTTAGGCTTCATTGGAAACACCATTGTTGTGTTCGGCTAtattttctgcctgaaaaactggaaaagcgGCAACATCTACCTGTTCAACTTATCATTATcagatttattatttctgtgtacTCTTCCAATACTTGTGAACAGCTACTCCAGAGATCAGTGGGCAAAGGAGAGCATCTTGTGCCACAGCAACAGATTCCTGTTGCACGCAAACCTGTACAGCAGCATCCTTTTCCTCACCGTCATCAGTATTGACCGATACATGCTCATAAAATACCCTTTCAGAGAACACTgtctgcagaagaggagaacGGCCCTTATCGTGTCCGTTGCCATCTGGATCGGGGTTATACTGGAGCTGCTGCCGTTGATGTTGTTCCTGGAGCCCGTAACGCCTGCCAACAATTACAGGTGTCTTGATTACGCAAGCTCTGGAGACCCCACAAAAAACCTCATCTATAGCATGTTTCTGACCATCTTTGGGTTCCTTATCCCTCTCGTGATCATGTGCTGCTTCTATGTGAAGATggttcttttccttaaaaacaggAGCGAGCAACTCAGCTCCCTCCTGACACTTGAAAAACCCCTTACTTTGGTCGTCCTCACGGTGGTTATCTTCTCCTTGCTCTTTACTCCCTACCACATCATGCGCAACGTCCGCCTCGCTTCCCGAATCCCGGCCTTGAACGTATCCGTGTGCACGCAGGGCGTCATCAACACCATCTACATCGTCACGAGACCCATCGCCTTTTTGAATAGTGCCATTAAtcctgttttttatttcttaatgggTGACCACTTCAGAGAGATGCTGATGGCGAAAGTAAGGCAGCTCTTGAGCAGGGTGACAACCGCTGGCAAATGA